From the Chiroxiphia lanceolata isolate bChiLan1 chromosome 6, bChiLan1.pri, whole genome shotgun sequence genome, the window CACTGGGAAGAAACTGTCCCATAATAGTTACTGAGACTGGAGCAGGGAATGTAAACAGCCCAGCACCCACAAGGAGGTCATAACCTCAGGGCCCagtttcccttcctcttctctgtccTGCCTAATCTCCAAGAGCTGCTCTGTTTACTAGCAAGATAAGTAAACAAAGGAAAGCTCcaaagcaatgatttttttttttttgctaattcaCTGCATGTCCCAGTCCCCGGGTGCATGTGTGGGAGCTGTTTCTGCTCACCAAGGCAGCTGGCACACGGCACTGCATGGGCACAGCcatgggcagcagcaggcagctgatGGGCAtgggcagccctgccctgccccacctGCAACATGGCTGTGCAGAGGGGCAAAGGGGGATGGGGTTTCCCCACACAgatgcagagctgggcaggcCTTGCTCCAGGGAGCCTCTGATTTACACGTGATTGAAGAAAACAGACACTCACAGGAAGAGAAGGGGGAGAGAAGGCATCAGGGAAACAGGAGGTGGCCagtcagcacagcacagccaatAGCTGGGCAAATCCTGTCACCCTCCACTGACTCTCTCCAGGGGCAAAGGACAAGACAAGCTCTTCATGGAGGGAAACTCTGAATTCCAGTCAGGGCCACAGTCCCCCACAAGCACATCCAGCCAAACCCAGAAGCGTAGCCTTTTGCCAGGTGTTGGAGGGATGTGGCAAGCTTGCTTTTCCAGGCTGCCGGGTGCCCTGGCTTTCAGGCATACACGGGCActtgaggaaggaggaggagagaggtcTGGAAGGACTCTCAGTCCACCTCAGGTTTTGGATGACAAATCACCTGCATTAAGTCCTGAAGAGCCAGCACACCAGCTGTTGGTATCTTGCCAGAGACCCAGTAGTTGCTGGATGGCAGCTGGCTGTAGGGCGAGTCCTAAAGGAACCAGACAAGCACAAAAAAGATGTGAGGAACATCCAAGGCCCCACAGGCCTCTGCGTGAAGCAACTGCTGAAAACTTCCAGCATAAGCCAGTTTGCTTTGATTTCCTAATCTAAAACAACAGGACACGGATCAGAGCCACAGAGTAAAGCAGTACGGCAATGAGAATCATTCCGTGGCTCCTGCCTGTTCCTTGAACACATTGCTCCAGGAACCAGACACAAAGGAGCTACATTCCTGCCTTATCCAAGGCCGGTTCTGTCTCTGCCAGCAAGAACAATTGGACTGCCAGGAACTGCGCCTTTCCCAGCCCATTTGCTTTGGCTCTTCACCCCCAGCCCGCCGCCCGATCCAAAGTAAACCCCTCCGGGCGGGCCTGCCCGCGGCCCCGGGCCCCGCCCGTCTTCCGGGAAACGGCAGCGCCGCCGCTCATTGGCTGGACGCCGCTGGGGGGCGGGCGTACCTCGGCAGCCCTGCCAATGGAGCGGCGGCGTGGCGGAAGCGGAAGGTCCGCCGCCATGCCGGGTGCCGCCGAGCGCGGCTCGGAGCTCTCGGAGCAGATCGAGGCCTTCGCGGCGCGGCTGCGGCGCGGTGGGGAGCGGCCGCGCTCCGAGGACACGGCGCGGCAGACGCTGTCGCTGCTGCGGAAGATCGTCGGGCACGGGCGATGGAGCCGGGCCGGTGAGAGCCGGGTGGCGGCAGGGCCCGGCGGCAGGAGGGCAGTGGCGGGGGAGCTTCTGCGAGGCCCGGCGCCCCGGTTGCGGCTGTCGGTGCGGAGGGAGCAGCGAGGCCGGGGCAGGGGCAGTGATGGAGCCCTCGGGAACTGGAGCCTCGCTGGCAGCGGCCAGTGGGTTCCCAGTGCTTGTCCTGCCGCCGCGCGGCCTTTCGCAGCCCGCTGTGCTCCCGAACAGCATTGCCTGAGGAGCTGCCTCgctccagcctggcttttcCAGCGGTGTCAGTCCGAGCACGGACCTTTCCAGCAGCACGTGGTTTCCTCTTTCACTAAATGCACCGCTTATGGTCTTCCCTAAGTCCGCATTGTGTCCAAGCGATTCCCACTGCAGAACCCGCCGTGGGACGAGCAACTCTGTGAGGGGCTCCTTGCTGTTCTCGGTGCTGAGGTGCCCGTGCCGGAGAAGCCGCTGGCCCTGGGATGTTGAGGGGGTGCGCTGGTTTGATGCTCACGTGGGTTTGCTCTGGGCAGCGATAACCAAGGCCCTCCTCTCTTCCAGGGGAGCTCATGGATCTGATCCGGACAGAGGGCCAGAGGATGACGGCAGCGCAGCCGTCAGAGACAACTGTGGGCAACATGGTGCGCCGAGTATTGAAGGTCATTCGTGAGGAGTATGGCAGGTGAACTTTCCCTCTTGCTGCCAGTATCTCTCTAGAAGCCTAGAACAGCCCTCCCACGCAACATGTTCAGTTGCTTCTGTGAAACCGCATTAGTTTCCATCACTCCTTTCTCCCCTGTTTCTTAGAGAAGGATTGAGCAAGTTTAACATCAAAGGCAAGCCTGTTGTTTCCAGTGTGGCTGATGACATTTCCTCTATAGAAACCACCTGGTGTATGTGTTGTGGGTGCATGAGAACAGTCTGTGCCCTGACCTTGGGCTGTTCTCTCCTTCTATTCCCAGGAGGGTCCATCCTGCTGGAGCAGTAGCCTCGAGCCTGCTTCTCATCTGTGGACAGCAGTGTTTGCACATGAATTAAGGCAGCACTTCTGGCAGAGATTTGAGTGTCTCTCTGCCTAGACAGCTAGGGAAGCTTGTTGGTGTGGTGTGCCTCCTCTGTGTGGCTTTCCTTCCTgtctcctgtgctgtgctgtggggacattgctcagcctggctgtggcCCTGCGCTCTTTCCTGAGGCTGAAGAGCTGCTTCTCTCCACAGGCTTCATGGGCGCAGCGAGGAAAGTGATCAGCAAGAGTCCCTGCACAAACTCCTGACTTCTGGAGGACTGAGCGAGGATTTCAGAACCCCTTATCCCTCCCTCAGAGCTAACGTTATTGAAGCTATTAATGAGATGCTGATAGAGTTAGGTACGGATGGGTCTGAACTGCTCCTGAGAGGAGCTTCTTATGGGATGGGACTGATGCTTCCCCCTTCTCTaggtggaaagaaaacagcaaggaTATGGGAGGCTTAATCTGAAGGAACTAAGGGACTGAATCCCTGCTGCTACCATGACTTAAACTAAGTCCTCTGCTTTACAGGGAGATGGGTGGAACATTGTGAAGGGAACAGCATGGGGGGTGTTGGCCTGTGCTCTTGGTCCTCTGGGAAGTCTTGAGTCCTCTAAAGAAGAGTCTAAAAAATATGCCAAGGTTGGACTTAATCCCTTTGCACATATAACCTGACCCTTGTCACAAAGCACCGtgacacatttttctttatttgtgatACTTGTGACAGATCAGGGACCTGACTCACCTTCTGAGGCCCAAGTTGCCTTGCTATTGAACTGCAAAACTGTTGAAGGGCTATGTGCATGGTGGTTATCTAGAGTAGCGCTGACACAATCCACTCCCCTCATGACAGAATTTTCAATAGAGCTATTTCTATGCGTAGCTAGGACGCATGGGGCATTCAAAGGCCAGCTTCTTGGTCCCTCTCCCCTGGCAAAAAGAATGGGAAgaaaagctgctcctgctctaCTAGTGCTCATAACATGGTTCTAGTGAAAAATTATCTTGTTGGAGGACAGTCCTAGCAGCACAAGTGTTGCTTTTCCACCTACGTCTTCCTTTTGTCGCAGAGGGCACCACTGATAACATTGCGATGCAGGCATTGGAGCACATCCACTCCAATGAGGTGATCATGACCATCGGCTACTCGCGCACTGTTGAGGCCTTCCTGAAGGAAGCTGCCCGCAAGCGGAAGTTCCAGGTCATCGTGGCAGAGTGTGCGCCGTTCTGCCAGGTAAGGCCTGGGCTGGCTGTCTTCTCCAGGCACCATGTTGTCCTGCGCATTCTTACTAAAAGCTTGTCCCTAGAGGCAAGTTGAACATTATGGAAGTTCCTTTGCAGTTGGGAGACTGGAGACAGCTTGTTATCCTACCCCGGCATCCTACAGTCAGAGGGCTGTATTTGTGTTCCATTGCTTGGTATTTTTGCAATTCAGACGAGAATTGAGTGCTGCTGTCTCGACAACTGAACTGCAGGAGCTCTGTCCCAGGGGACCAATTGGATTCTCCCTCTTTTTAGGGTCATGAAATGGCTGTCCGACTATCTAAAGAGAATATTGAAACTACTGTCATGAGTGATGCAGCTATTTTTGCTGTCATGTCTCGAGTCAACAAGGTA encodes:
- the EIF2B2 gene encoding translation initiation factor eIF-2B subunit beta isoform X1; this translates as MPGAAERGSELSEQIEAFAARLRRGGERPRSEDTARQTLSLLRKIVGHGRWSRAGELMDLIRTEGQRMTAAQPSETTVGNMVRRVLKVIREEYGRLHGRSEESDQQESLHKLLTSGGLSEDFRTPYPSLRANVIEAINEMLIELEGTTDNIAMQALEHIHSNEVIMTIGYSRTVEAFLKEAARKRKFQVIVAECAPFCQGHEMAVRLSKENIETTVMSDAAIFAVMSRVNKVIIGTKTILANGALIAVSGTHTLALAAKHHSTPLIVCAPMFKLSPQFPNEEDSFHKFVSPQEVLPFTEGEILAKINVHCPVFDYVPPELITLFISNIGGNAPSYIYRLMSELYHPDDYEL
- the EIF2B2 gene encoding translation initiation factor eIF-2B subunit beta isoform X2, producing the protein MPGAAERGSELSEQIEAFAARLRRGGERPRSEDTARQTLSLLRKIVGHGRWSRAGELMDLIRTEGQRMTAAQPSETTVGNMVRRVLKVIREEYGRLHGRSEESDQQESLHKLLTSGGLSEDFRTPYPSLRANVIEAINEMLIELEGTTDNIAMQALEHIHSNEVIMTIGYSRTVEAFLKEAARKRKFQVIVAECAPFCQGHEMAVRLSKENIETTVMSDAAIFAVMSRVNKFPNEEDSFHKFVSPQEVLPFTEGEILAKINVHCPVFDYVPPELITLFISNIGGNAPSYIYRLMSELYHPDDYEL